A section of the Hippea sp. KM1 genome encodes:
- the purN gene encoding phosphoribosylglycinamide formyltransferase codes for MYRLGVLLSGRGSNFESILKAIESGYIKNGKIVVVLSNKANARGLEKAKEAHIDALFVNPEGLSRDEYDRKLVEILRSYNVDYVILAGYMRILSDCFIDSFEGKILNIHPALLPSFKGLHAQRQALEAGVRFAGATVHFVTKELDSGPIIIQSVVPVFDNDTEDSLSDRILKSEHKIYPLAVKLLCEDRISLKGNRVLIDGDFLDEGFFAINPVGGGRDGV; via the coding sequence TTGTATAGGCTTGGAGTGTTGCTATCTGGCAGGGGGTCAAACTTTGAATCCATACTGAAAGCTATAGAATCGGGTTATATAAAAAACGGAAAGATCGTTGTTGTCTTAAGCAATAAAGCCAACGCAAGGGGTCTTGAGAAGGCCAAAGAGGCCCACATAGATGCCCTGTTTGTAAACCCCGAAGGGCTTTCAAGGGATGAATACGATAGAAAGTTGGTCGAGATATTGAGAAGCTATAATGTGGATTATGTTATTCTGGCAGGGTATATGAGGATACTTTCTGACTGTTTCATAGATAGCTTTGAGGGTAAGATCCTAAATATACACCCTGCACTCTTGCCGTCGTTTAAGGGTTTGCATGCCCAGAGGCAGGCGCTTGAGGCCGGCGTGAGGTTTGCCGGTGCGACGGTTCATTTTGTTACAAAAGAGCTCGATTCAGGGCCCATAATAATCCAATCCGTTGTCCCTGTGTTTGATAATGATACCGAGGATAGCCTCTCGGACAGGATATTGAAGAGCGAGCATAAGATATATCCGCTGGCCGTTAAGTTGTTGTGCGAGGATAGAATAAGCTTAAAGGGCAATCGTGTTTTGATAGATGGGGATTTCTTGGATGAGGGTTTCTTTGCAATCAATCCAGTAGGTGGAGGAAGAGATGGAGTTTGA
- the gatB gene encoding Asp-tRNA(Asn)/Glu-tRNA(Gln) amidotransferase subunit GatB yields MEFEAVIGLEVHIQLLTNTKIFCSCSTDFGAPPNTHICPVCMGAPGVLPVLNKRVVDYAIKLGLALDCKINRFSRFARKNYFYPDLPKGYQISQYELPILEGGYVEIFVDGEYKKIGLERIHMEEDAGKTIHRPDGSYVDFNRAGVPLLEIVSLPVMHSPKEAGEYLRSLRRIVRYLGICDGNMEEGSLRCDANVSVRPKGETRLGTKTELKNMNSFRHVEKALEYEIQRQIEVIEDGGKVIQETRLWDEKSGITKPMRSKEEAYEYRYFPDPDLVPILIDDEWIERIKNEVPELPRQKLERFVKEYGLKEDDARVLVEEKALADYFEEASKGYKNPQAIANWILSELLGYLNKDNKTIDETLIKPSHIRELVELVDSGTISGKIAKTVFAKMYESGKKPKQIVEEEGLVQITDKAQIEAIVDEVIKANPKAVEQYKGGKKNTIGFFVGQVMKKTKGKANPKIVNEILASKLEEL; encoded by the coding sequence ATGGAGTTTGAGGCCGTAATAGGTTTGGAGGTTCACATACAGCTTCTGACAAATACCAAGATATTCTGCAGCTGTTCAACGGATTTTGGAGCCCCGCCCAATACGCATATATGCCCTGTTTGCATGGGTGCACCGGGTGTTCTGCCCGTTTTGAACAAGAGGGTTGTGGACTATGCTATAAAATTGGGTCTGGCCCTGGATTGCAAGATAAATAGATTTTCCCGTTTTGCAAGAAAAAATTACTTCTATCCAGACCTGCCCAAGGGATATCAGATATCACAGTATGAACTGCCCATATTGGAGGGCGGTTATGTTGAGATATTCGTGGATGGTGAGTATAAAAAGATAGGGCTTGAGCGCATACACATGGAAGAGGATGCAGGAAAGACCATCCACAGGCCGGATGGCAGTTATGTGGATTTCAACAGAGCAGGCGTTCCACTGCTTGAGATAGTCTCGCTGCCCGTTATGCATTCACCAAAAGAGGCCGGGGAGTATCTGCGCTCCCTGCGCAGGATCGTCAGGTATTTGGGTATATGCGACGGCAACATGGAGGAGGGCTCCTTGAGGTGTGATGCGAATGTCTCCGTTAGGCCCAAGGGTGAGACGAGGCTTGGGACAAAGACGGAGCTTAAGAATATGAATTCGTTTAGGCATGTGGAGAAGGCCTTAGAGTATGAGATACAACGCCAGATAGAGGTTATAGAAGACGGTGGCAAGGTAATTCAAGAAACCCGATTGTGGGATGAAAAGAGTGGCATAACAAAGCCCATGAGGAGTAAGGAAGAGGCCTATGAATACAGGTACTTCCCGGATCCAGACCTTGTGCCTATCTTAATAGACGATGAGTGGATAGAGAGGATAAAAAATGAAGTGCCTGAGCTTCCCAGGCAGAAGCTTGAGCGTTTTGTTAAAGAATACGGATTGAAAGAGGACGATGCGAGGGTTTTGGTTGAGGAGAAGGCCTTGGCCGATTACTTTGAGGAGGCTTCGAAGGGCTATAAAAACCCTCAGGCCATAGCGAACTGGATATTGTCAGAACTTTTGGGTTATCTAAATAAAGACAACAAAACCATAGATGAGACATTGATAAAGCCATCCCACATAAGAGAGCTTGTTGAGCTTGTGGATAGCGGCACCATAAGCGGCAAGATAGCGAAGACCGTCTTTGCTAAGATGTATGAATCCGGCAAAAAGCCCAAACAGATCGTTGAGGAGGAGGGGCTTGTTCAGATAACCGATAAGGCGCAGATTGAGGCCATTGTGGATGAGGTTATTAAGGCCAATCCAAAGGCCGTTGAGCAGTATAAGGGTGGTAAAAAGAATACGATTGGCTTCTTTGTCGGACAGGTAATGAAAAAAACCAAGGGCAAGGCCAATCCCAAGATTGTTAATGAGATACTTGCTTCTAAATTGGAGGAGTTATGA